A single genomic interval of Eurosta solidaginis isolate ZX-2024a chromosome 3, ASM4086904v1, whole genome shotgun sequence harbors:
- the Xrcc2 gene encoding DNA repair protein XRCC2, producing MACKVFNAFEGCIGELANQRLTLQDIDTELFPDGAPLNKSLIEISGSSEAGKSMLLWRLMIRCLPPTYFGGRNGDVIFIDLRHKFECEYFAEQIKHFVISSGEPHTLAELDGVAEKCLDSLHLLNCYTPKHFEAALELTEALLIKHTDCALIAIEGLDAFYWLDTYARRQRMQIHYSRNVERLRNLCERHGICCAYTVDANYLAAKRSKGVDGSEADQCACAPNVKVDHKLYLERRSSGERYLNGIPVEIRDNGLHFVKAR from the coding sequence atggcTTGTAAAGTTTTTAATGCTTTCGAAGGATGCATAGGTGAACTAGCAAATCAAAGACTAACACTCCAAGATATCGACACAGAGCTCTTCCCTGATGGCGCTCCACTTAATAAATCTCTAATTGAAATCTCGGGATCTTCTGAGGCGGGAAAAAGTATGCTATTGTGGCGCCTAATGATACGTTGCTTACCGCCCACATATTTTGGAGGTCGCAATGGGGATGTCATTTTTATAGATTTACGTCATAAATTCGAATGCGAATATTTTGCAGAACAAATCAAGCATTTTGTTATATCCTCCGGTGAGCCACATACTTTAGCCGAGTTGGATGGGGTGGCAGAGAAATGTCTCGATTCATTGCATTTGCTAAATTGTTATACTCCCAAACATTTTGAAGCTGCTTTGGAATTAACAGAGGCACTTTTGATCAAACACACCGACTGTGCATTGATTGCAATTGAAGGTCTGGATGCTTTCTATTGGTTAGACACTTATGCTCGTCGTCAACGTATGCAAATACATTATTCACGTAATGTGGAACGCTTGCGTAATTTGTGCGAACGTCATGGGATATGTTGTGCTTATACAGTTGATGCCAATTATTTGGCTGCAAAACGATCGAAGGGTGTAGATGGAAGCGAGGCTGATCAGTGTGCCTGTGCGCCAAATGTAAAAGTTGATCATAAATTATATTTAGAGCGGAGATCGAGTGGTGAACGTTATCTTAATGGAATACCTGTGGAGATTAGAGATAACGGCTTGCATTTTGTGAAAGCGCGTTGA